One genomic segment of Fusobacterium mortiferum ATCC 9817 includes these proteins:
- a CDS encoding glycosyltransferase family 2 protein encodes MKKISVILPVYNVEKYVRKCLLSIVEQSYQNFEVLIVDDGSVDNFFKEIEDIVAENKNIKIYQKANGGIASARNFGLEKANGDYILFIDSDDWIEKDLFKNLVENLSDEDILIFNLGEYSNKEGKIITNRRIKNINKELLKINEGYIFLDEVPNGATIKIYKRSFIEKNNFRFNEGLKLYEDTYWDIITLINTKKVRFLDYVGYWYRVGRDGSLITDLSSEKNKKYQLMIKELLLKLKDENISELVKIKLEILILRIEIELEEISKNFFKEEFTEFFKKSLTIIENEKNTIVKKYFKSKIKKIIENNINKIDIFRYIYIKNNLITLKMIRRKIFK; translated from the coding sequence ATGAAAAAAATAAGTGTAATACTTCCAGTTTATAATGTCGAAAAATATGTAAGAAAATGTCTTTTATCAATAGTTGAACAAAGTTACCAAAATTTCGAAGTTTTAATAGTTGATGATGGAAGTGTTGATAATTTTTTTAAAGAGATAGAAGATATAGTTGCAGAAAATAAAAATATAAAAATATACCAAAAAGCAAATGGAGGAATAGCTTCAGCTAGAAATTTTGGTTTAGAAAAAGCAAATGGAGATTATATTTTATTTATTGATAGTGATGATTGGATAGAAAAAGATTTATTTAAAAATTTAGTAGAAAATTTAAGTGATGAAGATATTTTAATATTTAATTTAGGAGAGTATAGTAATAAAGAAGGTAAAATAATAACAAATAGAAGAATAAAAAATATAAATAAAGAATTGTTGAAAATTAATGAAGGATATATTTTTTTAGATGAAGTTCCAAATGGAGCAACAATAAAAATTTATAAAAGATCCTTTATAGAAAAAAATAATTTTAGGTTTAATGAGGGGTTAAAGTTGTATGAAGATACATACTGGGATATAATCACTTTAATTAATACTAAAAAGGTAAGATTTTTAGATTATGTTGGATATTGGTATAGAGTAGGAAGAGATGGAAGCTTGATAACAGACTTATCTAGTGAGAAAAATAAAAAATATCAATTAATGATAAAAGAATTATTGTTAAAATTAAAAGATGAAAATATTTCAGAGTTAGTAAAAATAAAATTAGAAATTTTAATATTGAGAATAGAAATTGAATTAGAGGAAATTAGTAAAAATTTTTTTAAAGAAGAATTTACAGAGTTTTTTAAAAAGAGTTTAACAATAATAGAGAATGAGAAAAATACCATAGTTAAAAAATATTTTAAAAGTAAAATAAAAAAAATAATAGAAAATAATATAAATAAAATAGATATTTTTAGATATATTTATATAAAAAATAATTTAATTACATTAAAAATGATTAGAAGAAAAATTTTTAAATAG
- the rfbA gene encoding glucose-1-phosphate thymidylyltransferase RfbA: protein MKGIILAGGTGTRLYPMTKSISKQILPIYDKPMIYYPLSVLMLAGIREVLIISTPRDLRCFEELFQDGSELGMKIEYKVQKKPNGLAEAFIIGEDFIGNDNVALVLGDNIFFGQAFSPILKNAAKLEKGAEIFGYLVKDPRAYGVVEFDKNRNVISIEEKPENPKSKYAVPGLYFYDNSVVEKAKSIKPSKRGELEITDLNRLYLEEKTLKVNLLGRGFAWLDTGTHKNLLQASNFIETIQERQGNYVACIEEIAYRNGWISNEDLLRLAESLLKTDYGKYLIEVSQEV, encoded by the coding sequence ATGAAAGGGATAATATTAGCTGGTGGAACAGGGACAAGACTATATCCAATGACAAAGAGTATATCAAAGCAGATACTTCCTATCTATGATAAACCAATGATATATTATCCTCTTTCTGTACTTATGTTAGCAGGGATAAGAGAGGTACTGATAATCTCTACTCCCAGAGATTTAAGATGTTTTGAAGAGTTGTTTCAAGATGGTAGTGAACTTGGAATGAAGATAGAGTATAAGGTACAGAAAAAACCTAATGGTTTAGCAGAAGCCTTTATAATAGGAGAAGACTTTATAGGTAATGACAATGTAGCCTTAGTTTTAGGAGATAATATTTTCTTTGGACAGGCTTTCTCTCCCATTTTAAAAAATGCAGCTAAATTAGAAAAGGGAGCAGAAATTTTTGGCTATCTAGTAAAAGACCCAAGAGCATATGGAGTAGTAGAATTTGATAAGAATAGAAACGTAATCTCAATAGAAGAAAAGCCTGAAAATCCAAAATCTAAGTATGCAGTACCTGGATTATATTTTTATGATAATAGTGTAGTAGAAAAAGCTAAGAGTATTAAACCAAGTAAAAGAGGAGAGTTAGAGATAACAGACTTAAATAGATTGTACTTAGAGGAGAAAACTCTAAAAGTAAATCTATTGGGAAGGGGATTTGCTTGGTTAGATACAGGAACACATAAAAATCTTTTACAAGCATCTAACTTTATAGAAACTATACAGGAAAGACAAGGAAACTATGTGGCATGTATAGAGGAGATAGCATATAGAAATGGTTGGATAAGTAATGAGGATTTATTAAGGTTAGCAGAGTCACTATTAAAAACTGATTATGGCAAATATTTAATAGAAGTAAGTCAAGAGGTTTAG
- a CDS encoding VirK/YbjX family protein: MLQGVKLYYSVMKNGKGKGEINNFKKGIKYIGRNILMYSYSKEIADFILSHKYLRDEVYRYPSLCSKLHRPYLTNSLINRDKVKAITTSYRILDKRFPERLLDRLYREGKLELCTFQGKNDSEYKLSLNLYTSYEKEGEFTLVCYNFEDKPLAKLTFGFLEDSIIIGGLQGLEKGEDINLIKEATKNMYGVFPKRLVLEILYLLFPEYRVLGVSREKHIYFSDHYRKRKEGKVHANYDEFWASLDGEEKDGMWLLPKKLERKNIEEIPSRKRSLYQNRFNLLDEIFKGILEKID; encoded by the coding sequence ATGTTACAAGGAGTAAAATTATATTATTCAGTTATGAAAAATGGTAAGGGAAAGGGAGAAATTAATAATTTTAAAAAAGGCATAAAATATATTGGAAGAAATATCCTAATGTATAGTTATTCAAAAGAGATAGCTGATTTCATCCTTTCACATAAATACTTAAGAGATGAGGTATATAGATATCCTAGTTTATGTAGTAAATTACATAGACCATATCTGACTAATTCATTAATAAATAGAGATAAAGTAAAAGCCATAACTACATCTTATAGAATTTTAGATAAAAGATTTCCAGAGAGATTATTAGATAGACTATATAGAGAGGGAAAATTAGAACTTTGTACTTTTCAAGGGAAAAATGATAGTGAGTACAAGCTTTCTTTAAATTTGTATACATCTTATGAAAAAGAGGGAGAGTTTACCTTAGTTTGTTATAATTTTGAAGATAAACCACTAGCTAAACTTACCTTTGGTTTTTTAGAAGATAGTATAATTATAGGGGGATTACAAGGATTAGAAAAGGGAGAAGACATTAATCTTATAAAAGAGGCTACTAAAAATATGTATGGAGTTTTTCCTAAAAGATTGGTATTAGAGATTCTTTATCTACTTTTTCCAGAGTATAGAGTATTAGGAGTGAGCAGAGAGAAACATATATACTTTTCTGACCATTATAGAAAGAGAAAAGAGGGAAAAGTCCATGCTAACTATGATGAGTTTTGGGCAAGTTTAGATGGAGAGGAAAAAGACGGAATGTGGTTACTTCCTAAAAAATTAGAGAGAAAAAATATAGAAGAGATTCCATCTAGAAAAAGGTCTTTATATCAAAATAGGTTTAATTTGTTAGATGAAATATTTAAGGGAATATTAGAGAAAATAGATTAA
- a CDS encoding polysaccharide deacetylase family protein — translation MILTVDDGYKDNYTILYPLLKKYNMKAVIFLVSGLDYNRWTVESDNEKRFDLMSDEEVMELQNSGHIEFGGHTLTHVSFFDVDDERAREEIVKDKEITEKRLGKKLKVFAYPYGHKRKEVVEMVKECGYSFAVSTDTGSGIFTKDLFDIRRTAIDKTSLINFLRRISPRYLQYKARKYKDKF, via the coding sequence ATCATACTTACTGTAGATGATGGATATAAAGATAACTATACTATTCTATATCCTTTGTTGAAGAAATATAATATGAAAGCAGTTATATTTTTAGTGTCAGGACTAGATTATAATAGATGGACAGTAGAGAGTGACAATGAAAAGAGATTTGACCTTATGAGTGATGAAGAGGTTATGGAGTTACAAAATAGTGGTCACATAGAGTTTGGGGGACATACTCTTACTCATGTGAGTTTTTTTGATGTAGATGATGAGAGAGCTAGAGAGGAGATAGTAAAGGATAAGGAGATTACAGAGAAAAGACTTGGAAAAAAATTAAAAGTTTTTGCTTATCCATATGGACATAAAAGAAAAGAGGTAGTGGAGATGGTCAAAGAGTGTGGATACTCTTTTGCTGTATCTACTGACACTGGAAGTGGAATATTTACTAAGGATTTATTTGATATTAGAAGAACAGCCATTGACAAAACTTCCCTTATCAATTTTTTAAGAAGAATATCTCCAAGATATTTACAATATAAGGCTAGAAAGTATAAAGATAAATTTTAA
- a CDS encoding glutathione ABC transporter substrate-binding protein yields MNKKLLVSSLVLSMLFLACGQEEKKIEKKDTLIVAQGADTRSLDPQKAIDTPSVRVYQQVYDELVEKDDNLNIIPGLAESWENIDEKTTIFHLRKDVKFHNGEKLTAEDVKFSIERMKEQPTVAFLVTEIEKIEVVDEYTVKVITKSGFGPLLSHLSHPGAAILNKKAVLEKGDSYGQHPIGTGPYVFENWQSGDRVTLKANPDYFMGKTPVENVIFRVIPEGTNRSIALETKEVDIVYEIDPIDIDRIKENGEFNFLMQQSLGNAYIGINTLKEPFTNPKVRQAMAYAINTQDLIDVVYKKTASKANAPIGPLVPGYNEKARNYEYNIEKAKELMKEAGYPNGFKTTIWVNDNNIRKDIATILQDQFRAIGIDLTIETLEWGAYIDRTARGEHEMFLLGWVTVTGDADYGLYPLFHTSAHGRPGNRSFYSNPEVDKLLDFARTSTNQAERMEAYKKVQEIVQEDLPIITLVNQSQNVATQKDIENFTINPTGFYELYNVNFSENK; encoded by the coding sequence ATGAATAAAAAATTGTTAGTATCATCATTGGTGTTATCAATGTTATTTTTAGCTTGTGGACAAGAAGAGAAAAAAATAGAAAAAAAAGATACTTTAATAGTAGCTCAAGGGGCAGACACAAGAAGTTTGGATCCTCAAAAGGCTATTGATACCCCAAGTGTAAGAGTATATCAACAAGTATATGATGAATTAGTAGAAAAAGATGATAATTTAAATATTATTCCTGGTCTTGCAGAGAGCTGGGAAAATATAGATGAGAAAACTACAATTTTTCATTTAAGAAAAGATGTTAAGTTTCATAATGGAGAAAAATTAACAGCTGAAGATGTAAAATTTTCAATTGAAAGAATGAAAGAACAACCAACAGTAGCATTTTTAGTAACAGAAATAGAAAAAATTGAAGTAGTAGATGAATATACAGTAAAAGTAATAACAAAAAGTGGATTTGGGCCATTACTTAGCCATTTATCTCATCCAGGAGCAGCTATTTTAAATAAAAAAGCTGTACTTGAAAAAGGTGATTCATATGGTCAACATCCAATAGGAACAGGACCATATGTTTTTGAAAATTGGCAATCAGGAGATAGAGTTACTTTAAAGGCTAATCCAGATTATTTTATGGGAAAAACACCAGTTGAGAATGTAATATTTAGAGTAATACCAGAAGGAACAAATAGATCTATTGCCTTAGAGACAAAAGAGGTTGATATAGTTTATGAAATAGATCCTATTGATATAGATAGGATAAAAGAGAATGGAGAATTTAACTTCTTGATGCAGCAATCTTTAGGTAATGCTTATATAGGAATAAATACATTAAAAGAACCATTTACAAATCCTAAAGTGAGACAAGCTATGGCTTATGCTATTAATACTCAAGATTTAATAGATGTTGTATATAAAAAGACAGCTAGTAAAGCAAATGCACCAATAGGACCATTAGTTCCAGGATATAATGAAAAAGCTAGAAATTATGAATATAATATTGAAAAAGCTAAAGAATTAATGAAAGAAGCAGGATATCCTAATGGATTTAAAACAACTATTTGGGTTAATGATAATAATATTAGAAAAGATATAGCTACAATTTTACAAGATCAATTTAGAGCTATAGGAATAGATTTAACAATAGAAACATTAGAATGGGGAGCATATATAGATAGAACAGCTAGAGGAGAACATGAGATGTTTTTATTAGGATGGGTAACAGTTACAGGAGATGCTGATTATGGATTATATCCACTTTTCCATACATCTGCTCATGGTAGACCTGGTAATAGATCATTTTATTCTAATCCAGAAGTAGATAAACTTTTAGATTTTGCTAGAACATCAACAAATCAAGCTGAAAGAATGGAAGCATACAAAAAGGTTCAAGAGATAGTTCAAGAGGATTTACCTATTATAACTTTAGTAAATCAAAGTCAAAATGTGGCAACACAAAAAGATATTGAAAACTTTACAATAAATCCAACAGGTTTTTATGAGTTATATAATGTAAATTTTTCTGAGAATAAATAG
- a CDS encoding creatininase family protein has protein sequence MKISNVPAKDAMELIKKEPIAMIAIGSVEYHGAQAPLGTDYIIPDYIVNELSMREDILALPPIPYGNCQSIKDFPGTINIGTENLIRVMNSIVDSLLKHGIKKFIFVNGHGGNIAALDQVGLDTYEKGGLIATIDWWNLAKLLNPDYDGGHGDIQETSVAMAVDEKSVNLAYCEPLQINDLSDKITNKYISLLNYKNGNVKIVRSFKDVVSNGWIGPYDPKNSTKELGERILKDVIQYINEFIDDFKLVK, from the coding sequence ATGAAAATAAGTAATGTACCAGCAAAAGATGCAATGGAACTTATTAAAAAAGAACCAATTGCTATGATAGCAATAGGGAGTGTTGAGTATCATGGAGCACAAGCACCATTAGGGACTGATTATATAATTCCAGATTATATTGTTAATGAGTTAAGTATGAGAGAGGATATCTTAGCATTACCTCCTATACCATATGGAAATTGCCAGTCTATTAAAGATTTTCCAGGAACTATTAATATAGGAACAGAAAATTTGATAAGAGTTATGAATTCAATAGTAGATTCCTTATTAAAACATGGAATAAAGAAATTTATTTTTGTAAATGGACATGGTGGAAATATTGCTGCCCTTGATCAAGTGGGATTGGATACTTATGAAAAAGGTGGACTTATTGCTACTATTGATTGGTGGAATTTAGCAAAATTATTAAATCCAGATTATGATGGTGGACATGGAGATATTCAAGAAACAAGTGTAGCTATGGCAGTAGATGAGAAATCTGTAAATCTAGCTTATTGTGAACCACTACAAATAAATGATTTATCAGATAAGATAACAAATAAATATATTTCACTTTTAAATTATAAAAACGGAAATGTAAAAATTGTGAGAAGCTTTAAAGATGTTGTTTCTAATGGATGGATAGGACCGTATGATCCTAAAAACTCTACTAAAGAATTAGGAGAAAGAATCTTAAAAGATGTAATTCAATATATTAATGAATTTATAGATGATTTTAAATTAGTTAAATAA
- the prfA gene encoding peptide chain release factor 1 has protein sequence MFAKLEEVVRRFDELNEMLGSPEILSDPKKMMECNKALADITPLVEKYKEYKTLSEDLQFIKENIRNEKDHDMREMMNEEQKELEEKLPEYEKELKILLLPKDENDDKNVIVEIRGGAGGDEAALFAGDLFRMYNRYAERRKWKVEIIEKQEIGIGGIKEAVFSINGLGAYSRLKFESGVHRVQRVPETESAGRVHTSTATVAVLPEVEDVKEVKIDPKDLKIDTYRSGGAGGQHVNMTDSAVRITHLPTGIVVQCQDERSQLKNREKAMKHLVSKLYEMECEKQRSQVESERKLQVGTGDRSEKIRTYNFPQGRITDHRIKFTVYQLDAFLDGDIDEMIDALITFNQAEMLASASEE, from the coding sequence GTGTTCGCTAAGTTAGAAGAAGTTGTAAGAAGATTTGATGAGCTTAATGAGATGTTAGGATCCCCAGAGATTTTATCTGATCCAAAGAAAATGATGGAATGTAATAAAGCATTAGCTGATATAACACCACTTGTAGAAAAATATAAAGAGTATAAAACTCTTAGTGAGGATTTACAATTTATAAAAGAGAATATCAGAAATGAAAAAGATCATGATATGAGAGAGATGATGAACGAAGAGCAAAAAGAGCTTGAGGAAAAATTACCTGAGTATGAAAAAGAGTTAAAAATTCTTTTACTTCCAAAAGATGAAAACGATGACAAAAACGTTATCGTAGAGATCAGAGGAGGAGCAGGTGGAGATGAGGCTGCTCTATTTGCTGGAGACCTATTCAGAATGTATAATAGATATGCAGAAAGAAGAAAGTGGAAAGTAGAGATAATCGAAAAACAAGAGATTGGTATTGGAGGAATAAAAGAGGCAGTATTCAGTATCAATGGGCTTGGAGCTTATTCAAGATTAAAATTTGAATCTGGGGTACACAGAGTACAAAGAGTACCTGAAACAGAATCAGCAGGAAGAGTACATACATCAACAGCTACAGTAGCTGTATTACCAGAGGTAGAAGATGTAAAAGAGGTAAAAATTGATCCTAAAGACCTTAAGATTGATACATATAGATCTGGAGGAGCTGGAGGACAGCACGTAAATATGACTGACTCAGCTGTTAGAATTACTCACTTACCAACAGGAATAGTAGTACAATGTCAAGATGAGAGATCTCAGTTAAAAAATAGAGAGAAAGCTATGAAGCACTTAGTATCAAAGCTATATGAGATGGAGTGCGAAAAACAAAGAAGTCAAGTAGAGAGTGAAAGAAAACTTCAAGTAGGAACAGGGGATAGATCTGAAAAGATCAGAACATACAACTTCCCACAAGGAAGAATTACAGACCACAGAATTAAATTCACTGTATATCAATTAGATGCATTCTTAGATGGAGACATAGATGAGATGATAGATGCTCTTATCACATTCAACCAAGCTGAGATGTTAGCTAGTGCATCAGAAGAGTAA
- the prmC gene encoding peptide chain release factor N(5)-glutamine methyltransferase — MLKKSIEYLEKHQVPNARLDAEYIFAHILKVSRVTLTLNLNKKIEEEDKNRIREMLVARGKERKPLQYLLGEWEFYGYPFKVDERVLIPRADTEILVEQCKYLVNELPSPKIMDIGTGSGAIAISLAKELPNTHVLGLDISEGALEVATQNRDINEATNVKFLKSDVFSILRDEKYKNVKFNLIVSNPPYIPTEEYVELMPEVLKYEPKNALTDNGDGYYFYEKISKEAKEFLTKDGYLVFEVGYNQAEKVADFMRENGFDVLSIVKDYGGIDRVVIGKRREEN, encoded by the coding sequence TTGCTCAAAAAATCTATTGAATATTTAGAGAAACATCAAGTACCTAATGCAAGACTTGATGCTGAATATATTTTTGCACATATCTTAAAGGTAAGTAGAGTGACACTTACTTTGAATTTAAATAAAAAGATAGAAGAGGAAGATAAAAATAGAATAAGAGAGATGTTAGTAGCTAGAGGAAAAGAGAGAAAACCTTTACAATATTTACTTGGAGAATGGGAATTTTATGGATATCCATTTAAAGTAGATGAGAGAGTTCTTATTCCTAGAGCTGATACGGAGATATTGGTAGAGCAATGCAAATATCTTGTAAATGAGCTACCTAGTCCTAAGATAATGGATATAGGGACAGGAAGTGGAGCTATTGCCATATCACTTGCTAAAGAGTTACCTAATACTCATGTGTTAGGACTAGATATAAGTGAGGGAGCTTTAGAGGTAGCTACACAAAATAGAGATATAAATGAGGCTACTAATGTAAAATTTCTTAAGTCAGATGTTTTTTCCATCTTAAGAGATGAGAAATACAAAAATGTAAAATTTAATCTGATAGTTTCAAATCCACCATATATTCCAACAGAGGAGTATGTGGAACTCATGCCAGAGGTATTGAAGTACGAGCCTAAAAATGCTTTGACTGACAATGGAGATGGGTACTATTTCTATGAAAAAATATCCAAAGAGGCTAAGGAGTTTTTGACAAAAGATGGATATTTAGTTTTTGAAGTGGGATATAATCAGGCTGAAAAAGTAGCTGATTTTATGAGAGAAAATGGATTTGATGTGCTATCAATAGTAAAAGATTATGGTGGAATAGATAGAGTAGTAATTGGAAAGAGAAGAGAGGAAAATTAA
- the queA gene encoding tRNA preQ1(34) S-adenosylmethionine ribosyltransferase-isomerase QueA, with protein MSTKLHDYDYHLPEELIGQEPREPRDHARLMLVDKTNKKIEHKHFYDIIDYLQEGDILVRNSTKVIPARLFGHKETGGVLEILLIKRINLDTWECLLKPAKKLKLGQKLYMGQNSELVAELIEIKDDGNRVLKFTYEGAFEEVLDKLGNMPLPPYIVETLKEKERYQTVYAQRGESVAAPTAGLHFTKELLEKIEKKGIKIVDIFLEVGLGTFRPVQTEDVLDHKMHEEIFEIPQEAADIINKGKAEGRRIISVGTTSTRALESSVDENGKVIAQKASTDIFIYPGYEFKVIDALITNFHLPKSTLLMLVSAFSSREFMLSVYETAVKEKYHFFSFGDAMFIY; from the coding sequence ATGTCTACAAAACTACATGATTATGATTACCATCTACCAGAGGAGTTAATAGGACAGGAGCCAAGAGAGCCTAGAGACCATGCTAGACTTATGTTGGTAGATAAAACTAATAAAAAGATAGAGCACAAGCATTTTTATGATATAATAGATTATCTACAAGAGGGAGATATCTTAGTAAGAAACTCTACTAAGGTAATTCCAGCTAGACTTTTTGGACATAAAGAGACTGGTGGAGTGTTGGAAATTTTACTTATAAAAAGAATAAATCTAGATACTTGGGAGTGTCTACTTAAACCAGCTAAAAAATTAAAACTTGGACAAAAACTATATATGGGACAAAATAGTGAACTTGTAGCTGAACTAATAGAGATAAAAGATGATGGAAATAGAGTTTTAAAATTTACCTATGAAGGAGCTTTTGAAGAGGTATTAGATAAACTAGGAAATATGCCATTACCACCATATATAGTGGAAACTTTAAAGGAAAAAGAGAGATATCAAACTGTGTATGCTCAAAGAGGAGAGTCAGTAGCAGCACCAACAGCTGGTCTACATTTCACTAAAGAACTTTTAGAAAAGATAGAAAAAAAGGGAATAAAGATTGTAGATATATTTCTTGAGGTAGGACTAGGAACATTTAGACCAGTACAGACTGAAGATGTGCTAGACCATAAGATGCATGAGGAAATATTTGAGATACCTCAAGAAGCAGCAGATATAATTAACAAAGGAAAGGCTGAAGGAAGAAGAATAATCTCAGTAGGAACTACAAGTACAAGAGCATTGGAATCATCAGTAGATGAGAATGGAAAAGTAATTGCTCAAAAGGCAAGTACAGATATATTTATCTATCCAGGATATGAGTTTAAAGTTATAGATGCTCTTATTACAAATTTTCACCTACCAAAATCTACTTTACTTATGTTAGTATCAGCTTTTTCAAGCAGAGAGTTTATGTTGAGTGTATATGAAACTGCTGTAAAAGAAAAGTATCATTTCTTCAGTTTTGGAGATGCAATGTTTATCTATTAA
- the rsmD gene encoding 16S rRNA (guanine(966)-N(2))-methyltransferase RsmD, with protein sequence MQCLSINGVDVMRIIAGDAKNKRIKSRKGTDTRPTLGSMKESLFSIIAPYVPDSVFLDLFSGSGSISLEALSRGAKRAVMIEKDAEALKYIIENVNNLGYEDRCRAYKNDVLRAIEILGRKGEKFNIIFMDPPYKDEVCTRVMKAIEKHKILAEDGLIICEHHVFEEMADTVGEYKKADERKYGKKCITFYTR encoded by the coding sequence ATGCAATGTTTATCTATTAATGGAGTTGATGTGATGAGAATAATTGCAGGAGATGCAAAGAATAAGAGAATAAAGAGTAGAAAGGGAACAGATACAAGACCTACATTAGGAAGTATGAAGGAGTCATTATTTTCTATAATAGCTCCATATGTACCAGACTCTGTATTTTTAGATCTATTTAGTGGAAGTGGAAGCATATCTTTAGAGGCTTTAAGTAGAGGAGCCAAGAGAGCTGTGATGATAGAGAAAGATGCTGAAGCTCTAAAATATATAATAGAAAATGTAAATAACTTAGGTTATGAAGATAGATGTAGAGCTTATAAAAATGATGTATTAAGAGCTATTGAAATCTTAGGAAGAAAAGGAGAAAAATTTAATATAATCTTTATGGACCCACCATATAAAGATGAGGTGTGTACAAGGGTTATGAAAGCTATTGAAAAACATAAAATCTTAGCTGAGGATGGACTAATAATATGTGAACACCATGTTTTTGAAGAGATGGCTGATACTGTAGGAGAGTACAAAAAAGCTGATGAAAGAAAATATGGAAAAAAATGTATAACTTTCTATACTAGATAG
- the xseB gene encoding exodeoxyribonuclease VII small subunit: protein MKFEENLAEIDEIIERLESGDLSLADSIKEYETAMKLLKKSSDLLNKAEGKVLKVVEKDDEILLEEV from the coding sequence ATGAAGTTTGAAGAAAATCTTGCAGAGATAGATGAGATAATAGAGAGATTAGAAAGTGGAGATTTATCCCTTGCTGATTCTATAAAAGAGTATGAAACAGCTATGAAATTATTAAAAAAATCTTCTGACTTATTAAATAAAGCAGAGGGAAAAGTTTTAAAAGTAGTAGAGAAAGATGATGAAATACTACTTGAGGAGGTATAA
- a CDS encoding polyprenyl synthetase family protein, producing MLFKEYLGMGKKLVEDGIDKYLGELTYPEVIAEGMKYAVLNGGKRLRPILLFMTLDILGCEREKGLATASAIEMIHSYSLVHDDLPALDNDDYRRGKLTTHKKFGEAEGILIGDALLTHAFYVLTEKNSHLSAEKIVEIVKLTSSYAGINGMIGGQMVDIASEGKKIDLETLRYMHAHKTGKLIKLPVEVACVIADASIEDREVLTKYSELIGLAFQIKDDILDIEGDFETIGKPVGSDLEHDKSTYPSILGMAESKKLLSETIEEAKSIIRARFGEERSKTLLDLADYIGNRDK from the coding sequence ATGTTATTTAAAGAGTATCTTGGAATGGGAAAAAAATTAGTAGAAGATGGAATTGATAAGTATCTAGGAGAGCTAACTTATCCAGAGGTTATAGCAGAAGGAATGAAATATGCTGTATTAAATGGTGGAAAAAGATTAAGACCTATACTTCTATTTATGACTTTGGATATTTTAGGGTGTGAAAGAGAAAAAGGGCTAGCTACAGCTTCAGCTATTGAGATGATACACTCTTACTCTTTAGTACACGATGACTTACCAGCTTTAGATAATGATGATTATAGAAGAGGAAAACTTACTACTCATAAAAAGTTTGGAGAGGCAGAGGGGATACTTATAGGAGATGCTCTTTTAACACATGCTTTCTATGTACTTACTGAGAAAAACTCTCATCTTTCAGCTGAGAAGATAGTTGAAATAGTAAAACTTACATCTAGTTATGCTGGTATCAATGGAATGATTGGTGGACAGATGGTAGATATTGCTAGTGAAGGTAAAAAAATAGATTTAGAAACTTTGAGATATATGCATGCACATAAGACAGGAAAGCTTATAAAATTACCTGTGGAAGTAGCTTGCGTAATAGCTGATGCTTCTATTGAGGATAGAGAAGTACTTACAAAATATTCTGAATTAATTGGACTTGCTTTTCAAATAAAAGATGATATATTAGATATTGAGGGAGATTTTGAAACTATTGGTAAACCAGTAGGAAGTGACTTAGAGCATGATAAATCTACTTATCCATCTATTCTAGGAATGGCAGAAAGTAAGAAATTATTATCTGAAACAATAGAAGAAGCTAAGAGTATTATAAGAGCTAGATTTGGAGAAGAGAGAAGTAAAACTCTTTTAGATTTAGCTGATTATATAGGAAATAGAGATAAATAG